The Methylomonas montana genome has a window encoding:
- a CDS encoding phosphate/phosphite/phosphonate ABC transporter substrate-binding protein — MATLIRLLLAVLIPTMFVAGCESETPTPPGPQYGDQPAEPLKPLYRLAVHPLHNPNKLAEAYQPLIGYLNRQISDAHFELEASRDYQVYEAKFRTRDPEILLANPWQTLEALKVGYQVIAMAGDAEDFKGLFIVRKDSGINTPADLKGKVVSYPSQTALAACIMPQYFLHKHGIDVNRDIQNRYVGSQESSIMNAYLGEAAAGATWPPPWRLFQKDHPQEAAELTIAWETPGLINNSVMVRNDVPAAIRDKLKVLILALDNRPEGKLILTGMETARFHSADDASYDVVRDYIADFEKVVRPVEQKMN, encoded by the coding sequence ATGGCTACTTTGATCAGACTTTTACTGGCCGTTCTCATCCCGACCATGTTTGTGGCCGGCTGCGAGTCTGAAACGCCGACGCCGCCAGGACCGCAATACGGCGACCAGCCGGCCGAACCACTCAAGCCGCTTTATCGACTGGCCGTTCATCCCTTACATAACCCAAACAAACTGGCCGAAGCTTACCAACCACTGATCGGTTACCTCAATCGGCAGATAAGCGACGCCCACTTCGAGCTGGAAGCTTCGCGCGACTATCAAGTGTATGAAGCAAAATTCCGTACCCGCGATCCTGAGATTCTGCTGGCCAATCCATGGCAAACGCTGGAGGCACTCAAGGTGGGTTATCAGGTTATCGCGATGGCTGGCGACGCCGAGGATTTCAAAGGGCTGTTCATCGTCCGTAAGGATAGCGGTATCAATACTCCCGCCGATTTGAAAGGCAAAGTGGTGAGCTACCCTTCGCAGACCGCGCTGGCGGCTTGCATCATGCCTCAGTATTTCTTGCACAAACACGGCATAGACGTGAACCGGGATATTCAAAACCGTTATGTCGGCTCCCAGGAATCTTCAATCATGAACGCCTATCTGGGCGAAGCGGCAGCCGGTGCGACCTGGCCGCCGCCCTGGCGCCTGTTTCAAAAAGACCATCCTCAGGAAGCCGCAGAATTGACGATTGCTTGGGAAACACCGGGATTAATCAACAACTCCGTGATGGTACGCAATGATGTGCCGGCAGCCATACGAGACAAGTTGAAAGTACTGATTCTGGCGCTGGATAACAGGCCGGAAGGCAAGCTGATTTTAACGGGCATGGAAACGGCACGGTTTCACAGCGCCGACGATGCGAGTTACGACGTTGTCCGCGACTACATAGCCGACTTCGAGAAGGTAGTGCGCCCGGTTGAACAAAAAATGAACTGA
- a CDS encoding HD domain-containing phosphohydrolase — MNNPVDTQGNIVIVDDQPNNLRVLSGILQQVGYKVRPALDGAVALKSIKSSPPDLILLDIRMPEMDGYEVCRQLKRDEQTRDIPVIFISALQDMEDKLAAFQAGGVDYVSKPFQMEEVLARVQAHLKLYRLQRDLQDIVDERTLDLRTALESLKESQKKYAGVLEETILAISMTIEKRDPYTAGHQWRVSQMAVAIATELGMDAAPLEGLRLGAMVHDIGKIYVPVDILTRPGRLSDIEFSLIKVHPQVGSDIMRQVHFPWPVADMILQHHERLDGSGYPNGLKGEEILFEARVIAVADVLEAMASHRPYRPGLGQEPALAEIRRGAGSIYDADVAAACLRLFEEKGYSMPKSNF, encoded by the coding sequence ATGAATAACCCAGTCGACACGCAGGGCAACATCGTGATCGTGGATGACCAACCCAATAATCTGCGGGTGTTGAGCGGCATCTTGCAACAGGTGGGATACAAAGTACGTCCGGCGCTGGATGGCGCGGTGGCTTTGAAATCGATCAAATCCAGCCCGCCGGATCTCATTTTATTGGATATTCGCATGCCGGAGATGGATGGCTACGAAGTCTGCCGACAACTGAAGCGCGACGAACAAACCCGTGACATCCCGGTGATTTTTATCAGCGCCTTGCAGGATATGGAAGACAAATTGGCGGCTTTTCAGGCCGGTGGCGTCGATTATGTGTCCAAGCCTTTTCAGATGGAAGAAGTGTTGGCCAGAGTGCAGGCGCACTTGAAGCTATATCGCTTGCAGCGCGATTTGCAGGATATTGTCGACGAACGGACACTGGATTTGCGAACCGCTCTGGAGTCGTTAAAGGAAAGCCAGAAAAAATATGCCGGTGTGCTGGAAGAAACGATACTGGCCATTTCGATGACCATTGAAAAACGCGACCCCTACACGGCGGGGCACCAGTGGCGGGTTTCGCAGATGGCCGTAGCTATCGCCACGGAATTGGGCATGGATGCGGCGCCCTTGGAGGGCCTGCGCCTGGGTGCCATGGTGCATGACATCGGTAAGATTTATGTGCCTGTCGATATTTTGACTCGTCCTGGTCGTCTGTCGGACATCGAATTTTCGCTGATAAAAGTCCATCCGCAAGTGGGTAGCGACATTATGCGCCAGGTGCATTTTCCCTGGCCGGTCGCGGATATGATTTTGCAGCATCACGAGCGCCTAGACGGCAGCGGCTATCCGAACGGACTAAAAGGCGAAGAGATTTTGTTTGAGGCAAGGGTTATCGCGGTCGCGGACGTGTTGGAAGCGATGGCCTCGCACCGGCCTTACCGTCCGGGCTTGGGGCAAGAACCTGCATTAGCGGAGATTCGCCGAGGCGCCGGCAGTATTTACGATGCGGACGTTGCTGCGGCGTGCTTGCGGCTGTTCGAGGAAAAGGGATATTCCATGCCGAAATCCAACTTTTAA
- the truA gene encoding tRNA pseudouridine(38-40) synthase TruA has translation MPRIVLGIEYDGSAYAGWQWQAGKATVQGELETALSKIANQPITVLCAGRTDAGVHALEQVVHFDCEVERDMRAWLMGGNSQLPDDIRITWAQPALGDFHARYSAIARAYRYVILNRPMKSALLRTQATWCYQPLDAQVMDLAAQTLLGEHDFSSFRAQSCQSVSPKRLMHFIDVYREEQRVIIDLCANAFLHHMVRNIAGVLMEIGMGRRPVEWTAELLAIKDRSQAAMTAPPHGLHLAAVYYPAHYGIPRHPLFDKLPADAKRFD, from the coding sequence ATGCCCCGCATCGTTTTAGGTATCGAATACGACGGCAGTGCTTATGCCGGCTGGCAATGGCAAGCCGGCAAAGCCACTGTGCAAGGCGAATTGGAAACAGCCTTGAGCAAGATCGCCAATCAGCCCATCACCGTGTTGTGCGCCGGTCGCACCGATGCCGGCGTCCATGCGCTGGAACAGGTGGTGCATTTCGATTGCGAGGTGGAGCGGGATATGCGCGCCTGGCTGATGGGTGGCAATAGCCAATTGCCGGATGACATCCGCATTACCTGGGCACAACCGGCGCTCGGCGATTTTCACGCTCGCTATAGCGCAATAGCCAGGGCCTATCGTTATGTGATTCTGAATCGGCCGATGAAGTCGGCTTTGCTAAGAACGCAGGCAACCTGGTGTTACCAGCCGCTGGACGCGCAAGTGATGGACTTGGCCGCGCAAACCTTGCTGGGCGAACACGATTTTTCCTCGTTTCGCGCTCAAAGCTGTCAATCGGTCAGCCCCAAGCGTTTGATGCATTTCATTGATGTTTATCGAGAGGAACAACGCGTGATCATCGATCTGTGTGCCAACGCCTTCTTGCATCATATGGTGAGAAATATCGCCGGGGTGTTGATGGAAATCGGCATGGGGCGTCGGCCGGTGGAGTGGACAGCCGAGTTATTGGCGATCAAGGACCGTTCGCAAGCGGCGATGACCGCCCCACCGCATGGCCTGCATCTGGCTGCGGTCTATTACCCGGCGCATTACGGGATACCCAGACATCCATTGTTCGACAAATTGCCGGCGGACGCCAAGCGATTTGATTGA
- a CDS encoding L,D-transpeptidase has product MIAGTVGANSFASDDSAKWANQFAPTISRYLDISIAEQRLRLLDNGAVLAQYPVSTAKNGPGEQKGSYCTPTGWHKIRAKIGVGLPINSVFVGRRPTGEIYTTESALQHPQRDWILSRILWLGGLEPGKNRYGAVDSTWRYIYIHGTPDQFMQGQPESHGCVRMLNADVIALFDLVTVGCRVLIHE; this is encoded by the coding sequence ATGATAGCGGGTACTGTAGGGGCGAATTCATTCGCCTCGGACGATTCGGCAAAATGGGCGAATCAATTCGCCCCTACAATTTCGCGTTATCTGGACATTTCCATCGCCGAGCAGCGCTTGCGCTTGCTGGATAACGGCGCGGTGCTGGCTCAATATCCGGTCTCCACCGCCAAGAACGGCCCCGGCGAACAAAAAGGCAGTTATTGCACGCCGACCGGCTGGCATAAAATCCGTGCCAAAATCGGTGTTGGTCTGCCGATCAACAGTGTGTTCGTCGGCCGGCGGCCAACCGGCGAAATCTACACAACCGAATCAGCCCTACAGCATCCGCAGCGCGACTGGATTCTCAGTCGTATCCTCTGGCTGGGCGGGTTGGAGCCAGGCAAAAACCGTTACGGCGCTGTCGATTCCACTTGGCGCTACATCTATATTCACGGTACACCGGACCAGTTCATGCAAGGCCAACCAGAGTCGCATGGCTGCGTGCGAATGTTAAACGCCGATGTGATCGCCTTATTCGATTTGGTAACAGTCGGTTGTCGGGTTTTGATTCATGAATAG
- the rlmD gene encoding 23S rRNA (uracil(1939)-C(5))-methyltransferase RlmD, producing the protein MAHKKKLPLDPVTVTIESLSHDGRGVSHVNGKVVFIDEALPGETVNFVYTDSRRDFAEGKVVKLHDRNPHRVEPACPHFGTCGGCSFQHVDDAEQINFKEELLREQFRRIGKVEIPQIWEALTGPHWGYRTKARMGVKWVAKKGRVLVGFRERRNPFLAEIDACKVMHPIVGEKLTLLGEMIAGLTIKDKIPQIEVAIGDQECVLAFRVLEPPSDADQQIMREFAHHHQISICLQPKGPDTIVPLDGEPEVIPSYSLTEQGVKFNFRPAMFTQVNYEINRKMVTRALDALELSREDRVLDLFCGLGNFTLPLATLAGQVVGVEGDLPLVKHARENAKLNHLDNVEFHVADLTKDLKDQPWSKQKFTKVLLDPSRAGASEVLHNLQHWRPERIVYVSCNPSTLARDAGILVNELGYKLVKAGVMDMFPQTAHVESIALFVK; encoded by the coding sequence ATGGCCCACAAGAAAAAACTCCCGCTAGACCCCGTTACCGTTACTATCGAATCGCTGTCGCACGACGGCCGCGGCGTCAGTCACGTCAACGGCAAGGTCGTATTCATCGACGAAGCCTTGCCCGGCGAGACCGTGAATTTCGTTTATACCGACAGCCGCCGCGATTTTGCGGAAGGCAAGGTCGTAAAATTGCACGACCGCAATCCGCATCGGGTAGAGCCGGCTTGCCCGCACTTCGGCACCTGCGGCGGTTGCAGCTTTCAACACGTCGACGATGCCGAGCAGATCAATTTCAAGGAAGAACTGTTACGCGAACAGTTTCGCCGGATCGGCAAGGTCGAGATTCCGCAAATATGGGAAGCCTTGACCGGCCCGCATTGGGGCTATCGCACCAAGGCGCGGATGGGCGTGAAATGGGTGGCCAAGAAGGGCAGGGTGTTAGTCGGTTTTCGCGAGCGGCGCAATCCTTTTCTGGCCGAGATCGATGCCTGCAAAGTCATGCATCCCATCGTCGGCGAGAAGCTGACTTTGTTGGGCGAGATGATCGCCGGCCTGACCATCAAGGACAAGATTCCACAAATCGAAGTGGCGATCGGCGATCAGGAATGTGTGTTGGCGTTTCGTGTGCTGGAGCCGCCAAGCGATGCCGACCAACAAATCATGCGCGAATTTGCCCATCATCATCAAATCAGCATCTGCCTGCAACCGAAAGGCCCAGACACTATCGTACCGTTGGACGGCGAGCCGGAAGTGATTCCGAGTTATTCGCTGACAGAGCAAGGCGTTAAATTCAATTTCCGCCCGGCGATGTTTACTCAGGTCAATTACGAGATCAATCGCAAAATGGTGACGCGGGCGCTGGATGCGCTGGAATTGAGCAGGGAAGACCGGGTACTGGATTTATTCTGCGGTCTGGGCAACTTCACGCTGCCGTTGGCTACTTTAGCCGGACAGGTCGTGGGCGTGGAAGGCGATTTGCCTTTGGTCAAGCATGCCCGCGAAAATGCCAAGTTGAATCATCTCGATAATGTCGAGTTTCATGTCGCCGACCTGACCAAAGATTTGAAAGATCAGCCCTGGTCCAAGCAAAAGTTTACCAAGGTATTGCTGGATCCCTCGCGCGCCGGCGCTTCGGAAGTGCTGCACAATTTGCAACACTGGCGACCGGAACGCATCGTTTACGTGTCGTGCAATCCTTCGACGCTGGCGCGCGACGCCGGCATCTTGGTTAACGAGCTGGGTTACAAATTGGTCAAGGCCGGGGTGATGGACATGTTTCCGCAGACCGCGCACGTCGAATCGATCGCCTTATTCGTGAAATGA
- the cysM gene encoding cysteine synthase CysM → MNFPTIESFVGNTPLVRLQRMPVANGNTILVKLEGNNPAGSVKDRPALSMIKHAEARGEIKPGDRLIEATSGNTGIALAMAAAIKGYKMTLIMPDNMSAERIASMKAYGAEIILTPAKGSMEAAIDLARAMEARGEGRILDQFANPDNPLAHYEGTGPEIWRDTQGKISHFVSSMGTTGTIMGTSKYLKEQNPDIQIVGVQPKGESKIPGIRRWPQEYLPKIYNAARVDSIIEVEQLDAENTTRALASEEGIFAGVSSGGAVYAALQLSKQVENALIVAIVCDRGDRYLSTGIFPT, encoded by the coding sequence ATGAATTTTCCAACCATAGAATCTTTTGTCGGAAATACGCCATTGGTGCGTTTGCAACGCATGCCCGTAGCGAACGGCAACACCATTTTGGTTAAGCTGGAAGGCAATAATCCGGCCGGCTCGGTGAAAGACCGGCCGGCGCTGAGCATGATCAAACACGCCGAGGCGCGCGGCGAGATCAAGCCCGGCGACCGCTTGATCGAAGCGACCAGCGGCAATACCGGTATCGCGCTGGCCATGGCGGCGGCGATCAAAGGCTACAAAATGACCTTGATCATGCCGGACAATATGAGCGCCGAGCGCATCGCCTCGATGAAAGCCTACGGCGCCGAAATTATCCTAACGCCGGCCAAGGGCAGCATGGAAGCGGCTATCGATCTGGCGCGGGCCATGGAAGCGCGCGGCGAAGGCCGGATTCTGGACCAGTTTGCCAATCCGGACAACCCGCTGGCCCATTACGAGGGTACCGGCCCGGAAATCTGGCGCGACACCCAAGGTAAGATCAGCCATTTCGTCAGTTCGATGGGCACCACCGGCACCATCATGGGCACGTCCAAATATCTGAAAGAACAAAATCCCGACATTCAAATCGTCGGCGTACAGCCGAAAGGCGAATCGAAAATACCTGGCATTCGCCGTTGGCCTCAGGAATATTTGCCCAAGATTTACAATGCGGCGCGGGTCGATAGCATTATCGAAGTCGAGCAGTTGGATGCGGAAAATACTACGCGCGCCTTGGCCTCCGAAGAAGGCATTTTTGCCGGGGTATCGTCCGGCGGCGCCGTGTACGCGGCGTTGCAATTGTCCAAACAAGTCGAAAATGCCTTGATCGTCGCCATCGTCTGCGATCGCGGCGATCGCTATTTGTCCACCGGTATTTTTCCAACATAA
- the ppk1 gene encoding polyphosphate kinase 1 → MEPIDLSSPELYLNRENSLLEFNVRVLAQALDENLPLLERLNYLCISCSNLDEFYEVRVASLLQMAEMDPNLISSDGLTINEQFEKISVKAHELVAEQYRVLNEVLIPRLENENIRFLRRDRWSPTQKAWLEKYFNEELLPILTPVGLDSAHPFPRILNKSLNFIISLTGKDAFGRNSGRAILQAPRALPRIVQLPVTETDSRPYDFVFLSSIIHAFVNELFNGMTVKGCYQFRVTRNSDFFVDDDAIDDLMLAVEGELAMRNYGDEVRLEIDGNCPEETVNFLLARFDLTQDRLFLAHGPVNLSRIQTIFNMVERPDLKFPSFKPSQPPTLGRNKDIFASIRKQDILLHHPYESFSPVVDFIRQAAADPDVLAIKQTLYRTGVDSPIVAALIKAARAGKEVTVVIELRARFDEKDNIGLAAKLQEAAAHVVYGVVGYKTHAKMCMVLRKEGSMLRNYVHLGTGNYHPKTARLYTDYGLFTCEKELGEDVRRVFMQLTSLGKVSKLNKLLQSPFTLHQGLLRMIEKEIEQAKKGKKAKIVIKVNAVVEEQAIQALYRASQAGVEIKMIVRGVCCLRPGVPGVSENIEVRSIVGRFLEHTRVYAFYNGGDWAVYASSADLMNRNMFRRVEVCFPIADKKIVERILGDLDAYLKDNSQAWQLQSDGQYRHLRAGDQTIYQVQSELLKAFCG, encoded by the coding sequence ATGGAACCCATCGATCTAAGCAGTCCAGAACTCTATTTAAACCGCGAAAACAGTCTGTTGGAATTCAACGTCCGAGTATTGGCGCAAGCGTTGGATGAAAACCTGCCGCTGCTGGAACGCCTGAATTACTTATGCATATCCTGTTCCAATCTGGATGAGTTCTACGAAGTGCGGGTCGCCAGCTTGCTGCAAATGGCGGAAATGGACCCTAACCTGATCAGTTCCGACGGTTTGACCATTAACGAACAATTCGAAAAAATCTCGGTAAAAGCCCACGAATTGGTGGCCGAACAATATCGGGTATTAAATGAAGTGTTGATCCCGCGCCTGGAGAACGAAAATATCCGCTTTCTGCGCCGCGACCGCTGGAGCCCTACCCAAAAAGCCTGGTTGGAAAAATATTTCAACGAAGAATTATTGCCGATTTTGACCCCGGTCGGACTGGACTCGGCCCATCCCTTCCCACGGATCCTCAACAAGAGCTTGAATTTCATCATCTCGCTGACCGGCAAGGATGCGTTCGGCCGGAACAGCGGCCGCGCTATTTTGCAGGCGCCCCGAGCCTTACCGCGCATTGTGCAGTTGCCGGTGACTGAGACCGATAGCCGCCCTTACGATTTCGTGTTTCTGTCATCCATCATCCATGCTTTCGTCAACGAGCTGTTCAACGGTATGACGGTGAAAGGCTGCTACCAATTCCGGGTCACCCGTAATAGCGATTTTTTTGTGGACGACGACGCCATCGACGATTTGATGCTGGCGGTGGAAGGCGAGTTGGCGATGCGCAACTACGGCGACGAAGTGCGCTTGGAGATCGACGGCAATTGCCCGGAAGAGACGGTCAATTTTCTGTTGGCTCGCTTCGATTTGACGCAGGATCGCTTATTTTTGGCCCACGGCCCGGTCAATTTAAGCCGCATCCAGACCATTTTTAATATGGTGGAACGGCCTGATCTGAAATTCCCATCTTTCAAACCCAGCCAGCCGCCGACGCTGGGGCGTAACAAAGATATTTTCGCCAGTATCCGCAAGCAGGATATTTTATTGCATCATCCCTACGAATCCTTCTCGCCGGTGGTGGATTTCATCCGCCAGGCTGCGGCCGATCCTGATGTGTTGGCGATCAAACAAACTCTATACCGCACCGGCGTCGATTCGCCGATCGTCGCCGCGTTGATCAAGGCGGCCCGCGCCGGCAAGGAAGTTACCGTGGTGATCGAACTGCGGGCGCGCTTCGATGAAAAAGACAATATCGGCCTGGCCGCCAAGTTGCAGGAAGCCGCCGCGCATGTGGTGTACGGTGTGGTCGGCTATAAGACTCACGCGAAGATGTGCATGGTATTGCGCAAGGAAGGCAGCATGCTGCGCAACTACGTGCATCTCGGTACCGGCAACTATCATCCGAAGACCGCCCGGCTCTATACCGATTACGGTTTGTTCACCTGCGAAAAAGAACTGGGCGAGGATGTACGGCGGGTATTCATGCAGTTGACCAGTCTGGGCAAGGTCAGCAAGCTCAACAAACTGCTGCAATCGCCGTTTACGCTGCATCAAGGTTTGTTAAGGATGATCGAAAAGGAAATCGAACAAGCCAAGAAGGGCAAGAAAGCCAAGATCGTCATCAAGGTCAACGCGGTGGTCGAGGAACAAGCCATTCAAGCCTTGTACCGCGCATCGCAAGCCGGCGTGGAAATCAAAATGATCGTGCGCGGCGTCTGCTGCCTGCGGCCCGGCGTGCCCGGCGTATCGGAAAATATCGAAGTGCGTTCCATCGTCGGTCGTTTCCTGGAGCACACCCGCGTCTATGCGTTTTACAACGGCGGCGACTGGGCGGTTTATGCCTCCAGCGCCGATTTGATGAACCGCAATATGTTCCGCCGCGTGGAAGTCTGCTTCCCGATTGCCGACAAAAAAATCGTCGAACGCATTCTCGGCGATCTGGATGCGTATCTGAAAGACAACTCGCAAGCTTGGCAATTGCAAAGCGACGGCCAATATCGGCATTTGCGAGCCGGCGATCAAACCATTTATCAAGTACAAAGCGAATTGCTGAAAGCTTTTTGCGGATAG
- the dnaQ gene encoding DNA polymerase III subunit epsilon — protein sequence MSSRPRQIRQVVLDTETTGINPKEGHKIIEIGCVELINRRLTRNHFHVYLNPDREIDAGAIEVHGITNEFLKDKLRFANVVEDFMDFTRGAELIIHNAPFDVGFLNHELSLLPGETRSVESNSTVFDTLAYARKKHPGARNSLDALCKRYGIDNSHRELHGALLDAEILADVYLLMTGGQSSLLDDADHLAGGEQAIVRLSADRPRLKVIACNDEERQAHEQRLAKIAKVSGNCLWQQLGS from the coding sequence ATGAGTTCACGCCCCCGCCAAATCCGCCAAGTCGTGCTGGATACCGAGACCACCGGCATCAATCCCAAGGAAGGCCATAAGATCATCGAGATCGGCTGCGTCGAGCTGATCAATCGCCGCCTGACACGCAACCACTTTCATGTCTATCTGAATCCGGACCGGGAAATCGACGCCGGTGCCATCGAGGTGCATGGCATCACCAACGAATTTTTAAAGGACAAGCTGCGCTTCGCTAATGTGGTCGAGGATTTCATGGATTTTACCCGCGGCGCCGAATTGATCATCCACAACGCGCCGTTCGACGTCGGCTTCTTGAACCACGAGTTAAGCTTGCTGCCCGGCGAAACTCGTAGTGTGGAAAGTAATAGCACGGTGTTCGATACGCTGGCTTACGCCCGCAAGAAACATCCCGGCGCCCGCAATAGCCTGGACGCCTTGTGCAAACGTTACGGCATCGACAACAGTCACCGCGAGCTGCACGGCGCGCTGCTCGACGCCGAGATTTTAGCGGACGTTTATCTGCTGATGACCGGTGGCCAGTCCTCGCTGCTGGACGATGCGGATCATTTGGCGGGCGGTGAACAAGCCATCGTCCGCCTGTCCGCCGACCGGCCGCGCTTGAAAGTGATTGCTTGCAACGACGAAGAACGGCAAGCCCACGAACAGCGCTTGGCAAAAATCGCCAAAGTCAGCGGCAACTGCCTCTGGCAACAATTAGGGTCGTAA
- a CDS encoding ankyrin repeat domain-containing protein, with protein MATPTIFISYRREDSAGHAGRIYDRFVESFGKNRVFRDVDGIATGEDFVEAIREKIKQSDVLLALIGPRWLTAVDEEGHWRLANENDWVRVEIVAALERNMRVIPVLLQDTPIPKADNLPGAIAKLAQRNAFEIRDNHFDLDVSLLIDKLRPSWRNKLARIFSRWPAYAVLSLLLLSALGFWLYPQLVFTPEKSRAQIVQMGMQFDANTFVERAKANDVQAVEMFLRAGMSADAENDENQSALKVAAAHGHFDLVKLLIDKGADVVKAISWAAAYGQKQILDYMLERNSDQAAINNALFGAVGTEYTDTVQLLLDKGADANAVDQDSGISVLIDAVDGNEQHTEQVKLLLSKGADVNLKGDETQPSALFVAAGKFNAELVDLLLAQGADVNVKDKSDATPLHQAVSASNSGGEENEQQRLKIVRSLLDKGADLTGRAKWMEAWQPTPLAAALHADTPQVALLLIEAGADVNDRTGDTGGSFSLTALMHAADKGMTDVIKALLAKEAEVNVRNEEGESALLLAAASPRGDEIVPILLANGADAGVANNEGRTVLMKAARSNWYLGDQVIQALVEHGAKLDATDSNGWTALMHTAASRYQRLDVAKQLLKLGADKTPVNDEGDNALAIANKEGNKKIAALLNTR; from the coding sequence ATGGCAACGCCCACTATTTTCATCAGCTATCGCCGCGAGGACAGTGCCGGCCACGCCGGACGAATTTACGATCGTTTTGTGGAATCCTTTGGCAAAAACCGTGTTTTCAGGGATGTCGACGGTATTGCCACCGGTGAGGATTTTGTCGAGGCGATTCGCGAGAAGATCAAGCAATCGGATGTGTTGTTGGCTTTGATTGGGCCGCGCTGGCTAACAGCCGTGGATGAGGAAGGCCATTGGCGGCTGGCTAACGAAAACGATTGGGTTAGGGTCGAGATCGTCGCCGCGCTGGAGCGGAATATGCGCGTGATCCCGGTGTTGTTGCAGGATACGCCGATACCTAAGGCCGATAATCTGCCGGGCGCAATCGCCAAATTGGCTCAACGTAACGCGTTCGAAATTCGCGATAACCACTTCGATCTGGATGTTTCCCTGCTGATCGACAAGCTTAGGCCCTCTTGGCGAAACAAATTGGCCCGTATTTTTTCGCGATGGCCAGCCTATGCCGTGTTGTCGTTGCTGCTGCTGAGCGCGCTGGGTTTTTGGCTATATCCGCAATTGGTGTTTACCCCGGAAAAGTCCCGCGCTCAGATTGTGCAGATGGGCATGCAATTCGATGCCAATACTTTTGTTGAGCGTGCCAAGGCTAACGATGTTCAGGCCGTGGAGATGTTTCTGCGGGCTGGCATGTCAGCCGATGCGGAGAATGACGAAAACCAATCCGCCTTGAAAGTCGCCGCGGCTCATGGTCATTTCGATCTAGTGAAACTGCTAATCGACAAGGGGGCCGACGTGGTCAAGGCAATATCTTGGGCGGCTGCATATGGTCAAAAGCAGATATTGGATTATATGTTGGAGAGAAATTCGGACCAAGCAGCGATTAATAATGCCTTATTTGGCGCTGTCGGAACGGAATATACCGATACTGTGCAATTGCTGCTCGACAAAGGGGCGGACGCTAATGCCGTCGACCAAGACTCTGGTATTTCGGTGTTGATCGATGCCGTAGACGGCAATGAGCAACACACAGAGCAGGTTAAGCTGTTGCTCTCGAAAGGTGCCGACGTCAACCTGAAAGGCGACGAAACGCAGCCGTCCGCGCTGTTTGTCGCAGCCGGCAAATTCAATGCCGAGTTGGTGGATTTATTGCTTGCGCAAGGCGCGGATGTCAACGTCAAGGATAAAAGCGATGCCACGCCGCTACACCAAGCCGTATCCGCGAGTAATTCGGGTGGCGAGGAAAACGAACAGCAGCGTTTAAAAATCGTCCGGAGCCTACTGGACAAGGGTGCCGATCTGACCGGCCGAGCCAAGTGGATGGAGGCGTGGCAGCCCACGCCCTTGGCGGCGGCTTTGCATGCGGACACCCCCCAGGTCGCTTTGCTGCTGATCGAGGCCGGTGCCGATGTCAATGATCGAACCGGCGATACTGGCGGTAGTTTTTCGCTGACCGCACTGATGCACGCGGCTGACAAAGGGATGACCGATGTGATCAAAGCCTTGCTCGCGAAGGAAGCTGAGGTGAATGTCCGCAACGAGGAGGGCGAATCGGCATTGTTGCTAGCCGCCGCCAGTCCGCGCGGCGATGAGATCGTACCTATCTTGCTGGCGAACGGTGCCGATGCCGGCGTGGCCAACAACGAGGGCAGGACGGTGTTGATGAAAGCCGCTAGATCCAATTGGTACCTTGGCGACCAGGTTATCCAAGCGCTGGTTGAACATGGGGCCAAGCTCGATGCGACCGACAGTAATGGCTGGACCGCTTTGATGCATACCGCCGCTTCCCGCTATCAGCGGCTCGATGTCGCCAAACAATTATTAAAACTTGGAGCCGATAAAACTCCCGTCAACGATGAAGGGGATAATGCGCTGGCTATCGCTAACAAGGAAGGCAATAAAAAAATTGCGGCGTTGCTTAATACACGCTGA